From the genome of Mycoplasmopsis bovis PG45:
AATTTGCATTTGACCTATACTGCCAAAAAATAGTCGACTTTGTTGCAAACTATGCAAATAAATTAGAAAACAAGATCGATGCATTAGTTTTCACAGCTGGCGTTGGTGAAAACACACCTGAATTAAGAGAACAAGTTATTAACAGCTTACACTTTGCCAATATTAAATTGGACAAAGAAAAGAACTTTGGCAAAATTGGAGAATACGAATTAATCTCAACTCCAGATTCAGATGTTAAAGTTTATGTTATAAGAACAAACGAAGAATTATTAATTGCAAAACACGCAATTGAGTTATATAAATAATTATATATTTTATGAAAGCAGCAATTTATCCTGGTTCATTTGACCCACTTCATGAAGGGCATATTGCAATTGTCAAAAAAGCTTTGAAAATTTTTGACAAGCTTTTTGTTATAGTTTCGGTTAATCCCGATAAAGAAAGAATCAATGATATTGATACAAGATTTGCTGAAGCAAAAATGAAGCTAAAAGACTTTAAAAATGTTGATGTTTTGATTAATAAAAATGAATTAATTGCTGAAATGGCAAAAAAACTAGGAGCTAATTTTTTAATCCGTTCTGCTAGAAATGACACAGATTTTAAATATGAGCTAACTCTAGCGGCTGGACACAACAGCATTAATAATGACTTAGAAACTATTTTGATAATGCCTGATTATAATATGATTGAGTATTCTTCAACAGTTATAAGACACAAGCAAAAGTTAGGAAAATAATGTGAAAATTTGTTAAATCTGCCTTAAAAAAAGAGACATGAATACAATGTGATGATTGCAAACAAATATGTTTTTGAGGCCGTTCAAATGTTGGCAAGAGCTCTTTACTTAATGCATTAGTTAATCAAAAAATATCATATGTTTCTAAGCAACCTGGCAGAACACAATTTATTAATTATTTTCAAGAAGAAGATCGCTTTATAGTTGATTTACCTGGTTATGGTTATGCTCAGTTATCTAAAGAAAAAATAGTAGAAATGAATAACTGAATTAACGCTTTTTTAAGTCAAGATAAAAATCCTAAAACAGTTTTTTTATTAATTGACTCACGCACTGGAATAACCAAAATTGATGCGGAAAAAATAAGTTTTTTAAGGTCAATAAATTTACCAATTCATCTGATTTATACCAAGATTGATAAATTAAACCAGAGAGAAAAATCTGCTTTAGTTAAAAAGCACAATGAATATTTAAGTTCTAAATTGTTAGATGATACTACACACTCATTTTTAGTTTCAAGCACAAATAAAATTGGCATAAACGAGTTAGTAGATTTTATTGAAAATAATATTTTCGATTAATACAATACATTTGCAAGAGAGGCAAATATGGAGAAATTTAAAAAGAAAGTTATTTTAGGATCAATAGGCTTTGGAATTGCTACTGGAGCTGTAATTGGCACAGCACTAACATTTCATTATCTTAAAAAAGCTAATTCTAATGAGACAGAAGCAGTTTTAAACAGAGCAAGGAAGCTTGAATTTAAGATTAATCCAAATCATAAGGATTTTGATATTTCATCTAGATATGCTAGTGAGTTTGCTTATATATCATTTTTTGGTTATTCTAAAAAAGATAATGAAGAGCCAACTTTAAAAACTGATAAAGAGTACTGAAAGGCATTAGAAACTAAAATATTTAGTAAAAACAAAACTCCATTTCTTCTTTTTAGCAAAGAGGTCAACTATACATTAGAAGACTTAACAAAAGATCATTTTATCTACTATCACTCTTATGCTGATGATTATGATGGAACATTATATCTTAGGGTTTACTTTGAGAAAAAACCTTCAAAAAATGCTTCTTTAGTTTCCAATTCAGAAGAGTATGCAAAAAGAAAAGCCAACTGAAAATGAGTGGATTATCAAATCAGTGGTTTTAAAAAGGTTGATACTTCAAAAAATCAAGATGAATTACTAAAAAATTATTCAGATTACAAACATGGTTTTAGAGTTAGTTCGAAACTAAAAAATAAATTACTAAAAAAAGAAATTGCTTCATTTGAAACTATTTTAGACAGCACAGGCAATGATTTTTCTAAATTACCTATGAAAAAGCAAGATTCGGCTGAATCAATCGAAAAAGCACATAAAATATTTTCAGATTTATTAGATTATAATCATACAGTCAAAAGCATTGATAATGCTAATGCACTAAACTTTAGCATTGATAGTAAAAAGCCAATTTATATAACTAAGTCTAACAATAACGAATATAACGTTCATTATAGTCTATTCACATATGTTCCAAACGCTCAATTTAGCGATGAAGGCCAGCTAAATAATGCTAAAAAAGTTGATATTTCAAAAGAATTTACAGCTAAACTGCAGGTTAAACATTCTGAGCTTACTGAAGCACTTAAACAAATAGGAATTAAAGACTTAAAGGGCGATAATAAGTCATTGAAAGATATTATTCCTTCTAGCTTAAAGTACAACACTTCATCTTCAGCGCCAAATGATAGTTATCATAATACAACAAATGGCTACATTGAATTAATTGATTTATTATGAAAAGATTCAGCTAATCAAGAAATAAAAAACAAGTTTTTATCTAATGAATACACTGTTTCATATCATAAAATAAGTGAGAATGATGGAGTAATCAAAGAAATTAGCGATCTTAAACAATATTTTAAAAAAGACAATAAGACTGATGAAACAGTGCCATTTGTTAATTTAGATGATTCTAAAGGCGAGGCAATTATTGCAGTTAAGATAACTGCAAAATTGGAAAACGGTTATACTGAAAGCATAATTGGTACAATTAATCTAACGGGATTAAAGAAAAGTTCACCTTCTACATCATCAACATCATCAACATCACAATAAAAGCACAAACGTGCTTTTTTATATTTGATAAAAATTCAATAGGAAAATAAACAAAAATAAAAAAACAAATTGCAAATGCAAGTAAAATTAAAATAGATATAAATATAACTATAGTTATATTAATAAAGGAATAAATTATGAATTTAACAGATAAAAGAAGTAAATTAGTTGCTACTATTGGCCCATCTAGTGATAACTATAATACTATGCGTTCTTTAATAGAGGCAGGAGCTACATGTATTAGAGTTAACTTTAGTCACGGAAGCCATGAAGAACATTTAAATAAATTTAAAATAGCTAAAAAAATATCCGAGGATATGCATTTGCCAGTGTCATTAATTCTTGACACTAAAGGCCCAGAAATAAGAGTTGGCAAAATAAAAGGCGGAGCTCAATTTATTCCAGCAAATAGCGAAATAAAAATTCACACAACAGAAAGCAAATACAAAGAATTAGAAGGTGATGCAAAAGAGCTATCGGTCTCATATGATATGTCAAAAGATTTAAAAGACGGTGATTTTGTTCTTTTTGATGATGGCAAGCTTTCTGCTGTTGTAACTAAGGTTTCTAAAGGAATTGTTTTTGTCAAAACACTTAATTCACATAATTTAAAAACTAACAAGAGAATTAATCTTCCTGGCGTTGATTTTAGTTTACCATTTTTATCTGAAAAAGACATTAATGATGTTAAATTTGGTATTTCTCAAGGTGTTAATTATATAGCTGCTTCATTTGTTAATTCAGCTAAGAATGTTCATGACTTAAGAAAGTTGTTGCATGATAATAATGCTAAACATATACAAATAATTTCTAAAATAGAAAGCCATTTAGGAATTGATAATATTGACGAAATTATTGCAGCTTCAGATGGTATTATGGTAGCTAGAGGAGATTTAGGGCTAGAAATACCTTATTATGATGTCCCATACTTTGAAAAGCTAATGATTCGTAAGTGCCGTGAAGCTGGCAAGCCAGTTATTATTGCTACTCAAATGCTTGATTCAATGGAAACTAATCCGCATCCTACTAGAGCTGAAGTTACTGATGTTTATTATGCAATTGAATTAGGATCAGATGCAACAATGCTCTCAGGAGAAACAGCATCTGGTGCTCATCCTTTAGAAGCTGTTATCACAATGTCTAATATTAATAAAAGAGCTGAAAATGAATTTTATGACAATACTTACTATGATGTGCAATTAGAAGAAGTAAGAAGAAAATCGAACTTAAGAGAGAACAAACGTTCTAGAATTGCATATGAAGTAGCTAATAGAACCCGTTATGGAGACTACAAATTCGCAGTTGTTTTATCTAGGACAGGAGAATTACTAAAAGAAGTAGCAAAATTTAGACCGAACACAATAATTATAGGTATATTAAAGGACGCAAACATGATCGGTGAGTTTGGTATAACTTCTAGTGTTTGAACTTCATTAGATTCAGTTAAATATTTTGACCTAATTAAAGAAAACAGCGATAAAGCACTAGAAATATTAAAGCCTTATGGAATAAATAAAGGCGACAGAATTATTGTTGTTGAAAACGAAAGCATTGTTGAAAAACAATATAATTAGCCTTATAATTCTATAAAACAGACATAAAAAAGCAAACAGCGCTGTTTGCTTTTTTCTTTATGTTTTTCTATTTTACTGTGCCAAAATTAGCGTTAAATGGGATTGAATTATCGCTGTCTTTAACAATTATTGTCATCCTTTTCCCCGATTCAGGATGTTCATTTTTGTGACTTTGTGGCGATAATGAAATAAAGGATGCAAACTTTTTGTAATAATCATGATTTTTAATAAATTCAATAACATCTTCATAGGTTTGCCCTTTATAGAAATAATTTTTTATAATATCTCATAAAGCTTGTAAAGCATTTCATGCTGTTTGAGCATCAAGTGTGTCAGAATCAAAAACTGGCGGACGCACAGGTGTATTAGAATGGTTTGGATTTTCAGATTTTTCAACAATATTTTCGATTTCAAGCTTCGTGTCTCTATACATATTGCTTAATTTCAATAATAAATTTGAAAGATCTCGTCTAACTTTTTCATCAAAAATTTCCAAACTTTTTTCTAAATTACTAATTTCTTTGCTATATTCTTCCATCTTCATAATTACATTATGATAAACCATATTGAAATTTTCTTTGTTTATTTTGGCGCCGGAATTAATATCAACAGTTGACTGAACATCTTTTTTTGTATTGCTTATTTTTTCTGTTAGCTCTTTTAGTTTTGATTCAAAATATGTTTTATTGTCTAATCCAGGAGCTATTTCATTTTGCGACTTAATACTATAATTAATAACTATTTCTCCAGTATATAGCGCGCTATTTTCATTAGCTTTTACAATAACTTTATTTTCCTTCTCATCTATTTTAAAGGCTAATTCGTCAATTTTTAGATTAGGATTTTTAACACTTAGTGCACTTTTAATGCTATCTAAATCTTTTCTAGGCAATTCTCCTAATTCAGTTGTCTTAATAGCAGAGTGAAGAGATTGCTTAGTATTTTCTTTGCTTTGACTATTAGTATCTACGCACTTAGCCGCTAAAAGCGGAAGGAATACAATAGAAGCTAAGCCACTTCCTATTGGAATTAAACTAATTTTTTTCATATTAACCTCTATATCTATTAATATAAAAATTATAAAAAACAATGCTTTATTAATTCAAAA
Proteins encoded in this window:
- the pyk gene encoding pyruvate kinase, encoding MNLTDKRSKLVATIGPSSDNYNTMRSLIEAGATCIRVNFSHGSHEEHLNKFKIAKKISEDMHLPVSLILDTKGPEIRVGKIKGGAQFIPANSEIKIHTTESKYKELEGDAKELSVSYDMSKDLKDGDFVLFDDGKLSAVVTKVSKGIVFVKTLNSHNLKTNKRINLPGVDFSLPFLSEKDINDVKFGISQGVNYIAASFVNSAKNVHDLRKLLHDNNAKHIQIISKIESHLGIDNIDEIIAASDGIMVARGDLGLEIPYYDVPYFEKLMIRKCREAGKPVIIATQMLDSMETNPHPTRAEVTDVYYAIELGSDATMLSGETASGAHPLEAVITMSNINKRAENEFYDNTYYDVQLEEVRRKSNLRENKRSRIAYEVANRTRYGDYKFAVVLSRTGELLKEVAKFRPNTIIIGILKDANMIGEFGITSSVWTSLDSVKYFDLIKENSDKALEILKPYGINKGDRIIVVENESIVEKQYN
- a CDS encoding MAG1430 family protein, translated to MEKFKKKVILGSIGFGIATGAVIGTALTFHYLKKANSNETEAVLNRARKLEFKINPNHKDFDISSRYASEFAYISFFGYSKKDNEEPTLKTDKEYWKALETKIFSKNKTPFLLFSKEVNYTLEDLTKDHFIYYHSYADDYDGTLYLRVYFEKKPSKNASLVSNSEEYAKRKANWKWVDYQISGFKKVDTSKNQDELLKNYSDYKHGFRVSSKLKNKLLKKEIASFETILDSTGNDFSKLPMKKQDSAESIEKAHKIFSDLLDYNHTVKSIDNANALNFSIDSKKPIYITKSNNNEYNVHYSLFTYVPNAQFSDEGQLNNAKKVDISKEFTAKLQVKHSELTEALKQIGIKDLKGDNKSLKDIIPSSLKYNTSSSAPNDSYHNTTNGYIELIDLLWKDSANQEIKNKFLSNEYTVSYHKISENDGVIKEISDLKQYFKKDNKTDETVPFVNLDDSKGEAIIAVKITAKLENGYTESIIGTINLTGLKKSSPSTSSTSSTSQ
- a CDS encoding MAG1450 family lipoprotein, translated to MKKISLIPIGSGLASIVFLPLLAAKCVDTNSQSKENTKQSLHSAIKTTELGELPRKDLDSIKSALSVKNPNLKIDELAFKIDEKENKVIVKANENSALYTGEIVINYSIKSQNEIAPGLDNKTYFESKLKELTEKISNTKKDVQSTVDINSGAKINKENFNMVYHNVIMKMEEYSKEISNLEKSLEIFDEKVRRDLSNLLLKLSNMYRDTKLEIENIVEKSENPNHSNTPVRPPVFDSDTLDAQTAWNALQALWDIIKNYFYKGQTYEDVIEFIKNHDYYKKFASFISLSPQSHKNEHPESGKRMTIIVKDSDNSIPFNANFGTVK
- the yihA gene encoding ribosome biogenesis GTP-binding protein YihA/YsxC — protein: MWKFVKSALKKETWIQCDDCKQICFWGRSNVGKSSLLNALVNQKISYVSKQPGRTQFINYFQEEDRFIVDLPGYGYAQLSKEKIVEMNNWINAFLSQDKNPKTVFLLIDSRTGITKIDAEKISFLRSINLPIHLIYTKIDKLNQREKSALVKKHNEYLSSKLLDDTTHSFLVSSTNKIGINELVDFIENNIFD
- the coaD gene encoding pantetheine-phosphate adenylyltransferase; its protein translation is MKAAIYPGSFDPLHEGHIAIVKKALKIFDKLFVIVSVNPDKERINDIDTRFAEAKMKLKDFKNVDVLINKNELIAEMAKKLGANFLIRSARNDTDFKYELTLAAGHNSINNDLETILIMPDYNMIEYSSTVIRHKQKLGK